In a single window of the Manis pentadactyla isolate mManPen7 chromosome 14, mManPen7.hap1, whole genome shotgun sequence genome:
- the LOC118924785 gene encoding NIPA-like protein 2: MAARAPWGPGDAASAALDELSRNFTYGALGAGNTSLSGAWYRRNQIHLFGVLLAILGNLVISISLNIQKYSHLHLVHQEHQRPFFRSVLWWGGILLIAVGETGNFAAYGFASITLIPPLGCMSVTGSAVISVVFLKENLRASDLLGMTLAFAGTYLLVNFAPNITQSISARTVQYYFVGWQFLISVILEILAFCILLYFHKRKGMKHIVILLTLVALLASLTVISGKAVSGMITFSVTDKMQLTYPIFYIMFIVMIASCVFQVKFLNQATKLYNTTMVVPVNHIFFTTSAIIAGIIFYQEFLGAAFLTVFIYLFGCFLSFLGVFLVTRNREKKHLPQSYIDFGNIPGKQMLDKIQPDSDGLSYGTLPNESDSTKSQSGEKKEV, from the coding sequence ATGGCGGCGCGGGCGCCCTGGGGCCCGGGGGACGCCGCCTCGGCCGCCCTGGACGAGCTGTCGCGGAACTTCACGTACGGGGCGCTCGGCGCCGGCAACACCTCCCTTTCGGGCGCGTGGTACCGCAGGAACCAGATTCACCTTTTTGGAGTTTTGCTGGCCATTTTAGGAAACTTGGTAATCAGCATTTCCctaaatattcagaaatattcTCATCTGCATCTCGTCCACCAAGAACACCAGAGGCCATTCTTCAGGAGTGTGTTGTGGTGGGGTGGGATCCTACTGATAGCCGTAGGAGAGACTGGAAACTTTGCAGCCTATGGATTTGCCTCCATTACTCTCATCCCTCCATTAGGCTGTATGTCTGTTACAGGTAGTGCCGTTATTTCTGTTGTGTTTCTGAAAGAAAATTTGAGAGCCTCAGATTTGCTAGGCATGACATTGGCATTTGCAGGAACATATTTATTGGTGAACTTTGCTCCCAATATAACTCAGTCTATCTCTGCAAGAACAGTACAGTATTACTTTGTTGGCTGGCAGTTCCTCATCTCTGTGATTTTAGAAATACTAGCTTTCTGCATTCTCCTGtattttcataaaagaaaaggaatgaagcacATTGTGATTCTGCTAACCCTGGTGGCACTTCTAGCCTCATTGACTGTTATTTCAGGAAAAGCCGTCTCAGGCATGATCACATTTTCTGTGACGGATAAAATGCAACTAACTTATCCCATCTTCTATATCATGTTTATCGTCATGATAGCATCTTGTGTTTTCCAAGTCAAGTTCCTGAATCAAGCCACGAAACTCTACAATACAACGATGGTGGTGCCAGtgaaccacatattctttacaaCCAGTGCCATTATTGCAGGTATCATATTTTATCAGGAATTCCTTGGAGCAGCTTTTCTcactgtatttatctatctttttggGTGTTTTCTGTCATTCCTTGGTGTGTTTTTGGTCACAAGAAATCGAGAAAAGAAACATCTGCCACAATCTTACATTGATTTTGGAAATATTCCTGGGAAACAAATGTTGGACAAAATACAACCAGATTCAGATGGCTTATCCTATGGAACTTTGCCTAATGAAAGTGACTCAACAAAGAGCCAAagtggagagaagaaagaggtcTAG